A part of Canis lupus familiaris isolate Mischka breed German Shepherd chromosome 4, alternate assembly UU_Cfam_GSD_1.0, whole genome shotgun sequence genomic DNA contains:
- the HRH2 gene encoding histamine H2 receptor — protein MISNGTGSSFCLDSPPCRITVSVVLTVLILITIAGNVVVCLAVGLNRRLRSLTNCFIVSLAITDLLLGLLVLPFSAFYQLSCRWSFGKVFCNIYTSLDVMLCTASILNLFMISLDRYCAVTDPLRYPVLITPVRVAVSLVLIWVISITLSFLSIHLGWNSRNETSSFNHTIPKCKVQVNLVYGLVDGLVTFYLPLLVMCITYYRIFKIARDQAKRIHHMGSWKAATIGEHKATVTLAAVMGAFIICWFPYFTVFVYRGLKGDDAINEAFEAVVLWLGYANSALNPILYATLNRDFRTAYQQLFRCRPASHNAQETSLRSNSSQLARNQSREPMRQEEKPLKLQVWSGTEVTAPRGATDR, from the coding sequence ATGATATCTAACGGCACAGGCTCTTCCTTTTGTCTGGACTCTCCTCCATGCAGGATCACTGTCAGCGTGGTCCTCACTGTCCTCATCCTCATCACCATCGCCGGCAATGTGGTGGTCTGCCTGGCTGTGGGCCTGAACCGCCGGCTCCGCAGTCTGACTAACTGCTTCATTGTGTCGTTGGCTATCACCGATCTGCTCCTCGGCCTCCTGGTGCTGCCCTTCTCGGCCTTCTACCAGCTATCCTGCAGGTGGAGCTTCGGCAAAGTCTTCTGCAATATCTATACCAGCTTGGATGTGATGCTGTGCACGGCCTCCATCCTCAACCTCTTCATGATCAGCCTTGACCGGTACTGCGCTGTCACTGACCCCCTGCGCTACCCTGTGCTTATCACCCCAGTCCGGGTTGCCGTCTCTCTTGTCTTAATTTGGGTCATCTCCATCACCCTGTCCTTCCTGTCTATTCATCTGGGGTGGAACAGCAGGAATGAGACCAGCAGTTTCAATCACACCATTCCCAAGTGCAAAGTCCAGGTCAACTTGGTGTATGGCTTGGTGGATGGGCTGGTCACCTTCTACCTGCCGCTGCTGGTCATGTGCATCACCTACTACCGCATCTTCAAGATTGCCCGGGACCAGGCCAAGAGGATCCATCACATGGGCTCCTGGAAGGCAGCTACCATTGGGGAGCACAAAGCCACAGTGACACTGGCTGCAGTGATGGGAGCCTTCATCATATGCTGGTTCCCCTACTTTACTGTGTTTGTTTACCGTGGGCTGAAAGGGGATGATGCCATCAATGAGGCTTTTGAAGCCGTCGTTCTGTGGCTGGGCTATGCCAACTCGGCCCTGAACCCTATCCTGTATGCCACACTGAACAGAGACTTCCGCACGGCATACCAGCAGCTCTTCCGCTGCAGGCCGGCCAGCCACAATGCCCAGGAAACTTCTCTGAGGTCGAACAGCTCTCAGCTGGCCAGGAATCAAAGCCGAGAACCCATGCGGCAGGAAGAGAAGCCCCTGAAGCTCCAGGTGTGGAGTGGGACAGAGGTCACAGCCCCTCGAGGAGCCACAGACAGGTAA